In Tachypleus tridentatus isolate NWPU-2018 chromosome 3, ASM421037v1, whole genome shotgun sequence, the sequence ATTatataaaatactacaaaaattaatttgtatttacgttttatattgattttgtttgtttgtagttaaacataaaactacacaatgggttgtctgtgttctgcccaccaagggtatcaaaacccggtttctagcgttgctagtccgtagacataccactctGCCACTGGGGCTTTTATACTGAAGTAAAAGCTACTAAAACCATCTGCCATCGTCCCTAATTCCTCTatgactagagaaaaggcaggcAGTCAGCAGTACCCTACCACCCGTAACCCATGAATGTCACGCCTATAAATCGTCAACAGTTTATAATGTGTGCAATATCTACGAGATTGAACCCAACTTGCTAGCTCCGAAGTCTATAGCTCTACAACATAGCCAACTCGTGTAATATAGAAATGAAAGTGAGAAACACTGAATCTAAGGTAACTACAATGTTTGTGGATTTGTGTTATTTGTCTTTCTTCTTCActtcatgtattttttttctgaagaaagAGGAATCAGCGATAATTTTAGgaattatttgtttagttattttagatataatttaagatatttctacagtttttttgttattattttttgcatAACAAACATCAGTATGGTATAATTACATTATATAATTCTAATGAATTATAAGTAATTAGTTAAGATTACATTAATGCTCATTGGCAGATTAATTAACGACTCTGATCATGATACGGAAATTGACATTTCTTCCTAAAAGGCACTCTTTTAGTGTATCAGGAAAACCGAAGTGATAGAAGTGTTTCTGGGTAGGATAGTGTAAGCTTACAGACTTACAAGACTAAAACCCGGGGCTCGATTCCATGCTCTTaacacagcagataaccaaaTGTGGCTTGGCTCTACAACTGTCAAACATCCACGATAGAAGTGCTGGGTAAACTTGtaacaaatattcattaaaactaataaatatatgatTAGCTTGAGGAATTTTGATTACGAATTTTGCAACAACTTTcaactaaaaagaaaaaacatatctGGAAAATGTAATTGCATCCATTAAAAACTGAGCTTTAAACTGAAAATAgtacacattaataaaaattgGGTATAActtaacatttgtataatttgAAGCTTTTGATAAATATCACTTCCAAATGACAGACACTTAGTATGATATGGTGATTAGGGCATATAACTTATACTTTACGAGTCACGGAATCGAAACTCAGCAACGAATGTCCTTGCTTTCTCAGCCATGAGTGGTTGGGGAGTCATAAATGACGGTCATTTCCATCGTTTGATggtaaaatgtagcccaagagttggtagtgggtaatgttGACTATCTGAGTACTGTCGAGTGCAGATAGTTTTTAagtaaccttgcgcgaaatttaacaaaaatgacGAAATAACATTATTAGATGTGCATTCTGCTTGATTTCGTACGAACAATACGATAGATTATGATTGTTATcggatttgctttaattttttagttttaatatatctgtaaaatatatttttttttcttgtcccTACTTTACTCTGTAAAAACATACATGTTGATCCTACGGTagaaaataatgtgtgtgtttttttatagcaaagccacatcgaacaaTCTGCTGAGCACATAGAAgggaatcaaacacctgattttagcgttgtagccTTGCTGCTGTATTAGCAGGGGGCAGAAAATAATTaagtattaatagtaataatatttcttcttatttaaaaataatctgtaaTTTGAAAGTTAGTGGAGTAACCATAATAAACTCATTATCCGCGTGCTTAATGCGTGTGTATAGATTACTGCAAGATTTTGATTACATATAAAtatgcaccccgctagtacaacaatatgtctacggatttacgaaaggacgagcatgtttggtgtgacggggattcgaacccgcgactctcaaattaagAGTAGAGTACCTCatccacctggacatgccgggcctataagAAATAACGCACAATGATATTGACATACAGAAGTCAGAGAGGACGGATCTAAACATGGATTGAAGTATGCTGCACAATAACTTTAGCAATGTGGTATGAAATAATAATCTAATCTATTAAAAATTGTAAaccttattaaataaaataaataaggtgTTCGAAATATAGGCATGTGTAAcacattttgattatttatcttttttctaaattaaatatatgaCCCACCAGTGATGcagtgatatgtctgtggacttaaaccgctagaaacagggtttcgatacagGTGGTGcgcagagcagagatagctcaCTGCGTAGAATTCTACTTAATTCCAAATATTCACACAAATATACGCTTCTTGGcagcttttgaaataaaatattacgcGTGCTAAGAATTGTAATGACATGTAATGAATTATTATGCTATGAGTTTCGGATTCCACtaagaaaggaaaaataattatatatttctttctgtaataagatgcgttaaattttatttcattatatgcTTTGATTTGGTTTTCATTTGATCGCTCTTAGCAAAATCGTTTAGATGTCTTTACGCTGATAAAAGGTTTGTGTGATACATTCACATACACCTGTTCTCTTAACCTTCCACAGCTGAGTTGGTTCGTAGATATATTATTTGATAGCAGTAAAACTGGTTTACTCATGCAAATGGATGATGTTAACAAGTCATAAGGTAAAATTTAAATCAACCCATTGTCAATATCATTGATTCAATATCGAAACTTGGCGTTAATCgaactaataatttatttaaaccaaataaaGTCCACGCACAGTAGGTATTAAAAAAACCCTTGACAGTGTTAATCATTCGCTTAGATTTAATTCTTTATGTATAAGTTAATGGGCTCAAACTAttagtgtaaatattattaaGGTGAATCATACTTCAATAAATCAAGCTGTTTCCTCAAACACTGTTATACCCGTATCCATTAATATGGGTATGTGCAAAATTACTCATATGGATCTTttagccacacacacacacacatctttcaTTTCTcatgttaaaattgttttgttttataaatattacttcgGCAGTAAGATATATCAATAGTTTggttttactttcaaaatatgtttttatattgtgggtgtgttgtgtgtgtgtaaatagaATCTCTATATCAGAGAATATTGAATCTAAATTCATTTCAGTACGGAGATCTTGCGAATTTCtaatgatttttgtttgaaaactaatttattttctttttttttacaaattttatgagTGTAAGCTGAGTTTCAATTACTCAGGGGCCAACGTAACTGGTAATAAGAACTGgtaaatacaaataaagttttttattgttttgtccTCTTCTCGAGAAGGTGACGTATAATGTGAGATATTCTTTCAATCTctttaataaatagtaatattgttttgagttttttatttactgtaagtGATACATTATTTGCATTTAACTTTCTTTACACATGaaactatattaattttatgGAAACCACGACGAGTATGAAAATAAAAGCTAACACAAGGATTAGCATGTCGAGTCCTTTGTATCTTTTCATGAACATGTCAACGTTGCTCGTACTTGAGAAACCACGAACGGCGCTgcatacaaatacatattttgagACCTTGGGATAAATACCAAGGCAAAATACTTTAAGGATATgtttcagattattaaaataatgaactttccgttcataatagaaaaataataaaatataatatatatttaactttttataatttcaaaatcttaaaatatttgatcACTCATAAACCAAATAGCAATTTTATAACGAGCGTAGTTATATCAGTTAGTAATAAACTAATTTTGtgtgaatacattttaatatgttttttacaTTAATGATGTACTTTATCCAAAACGTGACAAAACTTACTTGAATATCAGTAAAATGTGAACACATTTACCTGGATGCCAGTGAAATATACTGACCATCATAAGTTGCCCCTCCCCAATTAATAAACGGTAAGTTTAAAGGTTTATAacgccaaaaaccgggtttcaatacccgtggtggatacgGCACATACAACTTATcatgtaactttgttcttaacatCAAACAGATCATTATAAGTCAAAGGCCAAGctaatgtttatataaagaatAGTCCAATAGTTCGAGTTGGAGCTTATACATATTGTAATCGAAAGTCCAATTGATGGTTAGAAaggaacaaaaaaacaacagaaagaccAAGTTAACGTtcacataaagttttgtaaagttCTAATGGGTGTTgtgatttataataattttaatttgatcttaaatttagataaatattaaCCAAAAATTCAGGTTTCTGGCTGCATAAAGATGAACCTAAATAGCTAATagatgttaaaacaatttaaatatcaaTCTGGTAGcttgataaatgataaattaaaattaatattgactAAAGAAGTAACTCAAGTATGCCGTGAATACTTGCCAGTAAAGTTAAgctaatttcaaaaacaaattaatcagaTAGTTACAGTATTCCTCATATAAGGAATAATCAAAATTCTAGTTGACGATTCCGTAAAGCTTATGTTTAATATCCAAGTTCTTTTTAGCTTAAGTGTACGACACAAAGGTCTCGTTGAAGTTAATGGAACATCTTTTTGGCAGTTAAAAAAACACGAAAACCTCAGCTTAAGTCATTTGCTGTTACATTAGCCAGTTGAATTTCCTGAACAATGAAAATGTGTGAAATCAAGCATGCGGTATGCAtccagacttacaacgctagaatcctggtttcgatacccgtgaaggACAAAGTATAAATAGCCAACTGTGTAACTTTCTGCTTTACCCACAAACAAATTTATCTAAAGTAATtagtaacttttgttttcattgttttctttcataagaacaaaacaaaaccgaAAGACATCACGTTCAACTAAGGCTATTACGGAAATTAATCACAGTTACCTCTTATctgtaataatgaaaacaaaaaccacttgaataataaaaactactttccatgatgtattatgtatttaaagttaTGCTATAAAAACATGAATGATAAACGCTGCAAAAGTATGATTTTTGAGAAGTACAAGTTTGTAAGCATGTGTAAATCATGTTAAATTATTGTGTTTAATTATTAGTATCTAGAAATAACTTCTgtcataaagtttatttaaatcacACTTTCCCTCTCCACTAAAACTTTGGAACTCAAGCTATTAAAATATTAGGCTACGGTTAATacatagtaatatttttttccctTAATCTTTTTGAATTATTGGTATTAATTGCATTCTAGTGCATTTGTATTACACTAAGCTTAACTTTTACTCTGACCAGactattaaataaacaatttgcATAATCAATATCTGAACGAAAGTCCTTTTGTGTTTATTTAGCCTGTAACCTTAATTAAAGATTAAAGTAAACCTAAGAAAAAAGTCCAGATCTAATCACTTTTAGAAAGGATAAACAATTAAACCTTAATGTATGGCTGCCATTTGTCACCAAACTGTGATGGATTGCAGATTAGAAATTAGGGTGTTCTAATAAAGAGACTTTATGTTCCTAACATATGACCTGATTTCAAGCTTTTGCAACTAACAAACAGATCTTTATTTTCTAGTTAATTAGTGAATAACATATTTGTCATGGCATttgtagatttttgtttttaaattgtacgTCGAAATGGCCCCTAGAAAGCTCTGTGTTTAGAGTTTAAGTAAGCCGTACACCCACATTATGGCTCAAAGTAGTGTCATTATCTGTAAAAAACCTCGAAGGTGAGCGCCTTTCAAACactgatatttataaaatgacACTACCTGGGCAATACGCTGACAAATGTGCTGCAACAGAACTGTGTAATTAGAAGAAAGAGGACTTGTGTTAAAATCTCTTCCACCGTGTAACTATAACTACTAAAAGATGAAATAGATCCAAACAAACTAACATTACACTATTTACTTTCCTAACTACCTGTATAGTTTAAGTGggctttaattaatttaataatataaaattataatattccgctattttaattaaaaactgtttgaaatatttattactgctGCATATCATTCAGAAAATTATActcatgtctttaatttttatttacgcCAAATCCACTGAAGCTATTTGctgttgtccctaattttaaactactaaccAGAAGAAAAGCTACCAGCCATTGGGATCATAACAACCACCATACACTCTGAGGAATTGATTGCTAATCTTATAATACATCAAAGCTTAAAGGAATTACTATTCTGGAGTACTGCACGAATTCTAACACTCTCCCCAGCTCATAGATCCCTATATCAGTCAGAGAGACAATCGCGCCTTCCCTTAAAACTTAAGTGACTTGAGAACGCGTTTGATATATCTGGAATGGattaattttaacagtttgtgaGAGAAGTTTACTTTTATAGACGGTTTTTCTTTTCGCGCATGACCTTATAATCAATTGTCATACATAGTTTGCGTAGCCCCCTAAAGTTAAggaatgtgtatgtgtttttcttatatcaaagccacatcggactatctgctgtgtccaccgagaggactCGATCCACTGATTTcacattgtaaatccaaagacatactgATGTTCCAGCGGGAGACTAAAGACAATGATCGATGTCACTGgtagtatataaatattaatgaattaccTATATTCAGACAAAACCCTTTCATTCAATACTAACACAGACACGAATTTAATATTATGAGAGATTATGtaatttgttagttttgaatttcgcgcaaaacttcacGAGAGCattctgtactagccgtccctaaaccagcagtgtaaagctagagggaagtcagctagtcttcaccacccaccgccaactcttgggctacagttttacaaagaaatagtgggattgaccatcacattttaacgctcctactgttgaaagggcaaacaagttttgtgtgacggggaatcgaacccgatTACGAGTAGATCGCCCTAATaatctgaccatgccgagcctgattatttaattatactttagGCTTTTATGAAGTGGTGCATGGAAATGTTTACTTATAGATAAGCAATTACCCCATATCTGGCTGTGGTACATGTGCCAACAATTATACTTTTGTTCATTGTTGTGATTTGGTATGCAGTGCAAGGTAACTTGAAAATATTGAGCGTCTTACATGTTGTATATGAAAACAGTTGACCTGACGAGGAAGAGGCACTGAACAGAGTTATTAATGGGTTAATAAACACTCCTATTCTGTTTAAAATGGTCTTATTTGATTACTCGCTTAATGTTGCCAAAAAATTCACCATTATATCCTTATAATTTAAAGGGGTGAGGCGAGTAAAGGCAATTCCgtgattatttgtaaaataagtttAGCGTAATGCTAATTCGTTATGACAAAGAACTATCCGTTATAAGCCTTATCATTTAACTTTAACGGCAATTCGATATGGATTTCATTCCACGAGTTTATTACCATCTGGTATAGATCATATCCACGGGTTTCACGACTAGCCTATGTAAATCGCAAATCTCTATAAGTATAAGTTTTCCTTGTTTGAACAGTGGTTATGCAATTTTGGgtttaacaacataaataaataaatataatgatttttcTTATGTAACTCAGTGAGTTACAAGCATTACTGTAGATATAcggtaaagaaaaaacaaacaaagatgttaaaAATAACCAATAATTGGGTCACATCTGTTAAATagtagaaaaaaaactttatatatataaagaactatTAACAGcttaataattttgaaagtttttaataattatcacaCGACTATTTGTGTTGTTGTCGAGTATTTTACACcgtatttttattgtttccaaCTTTCACTCGTGTTTTCAGCTACTCTATTAGCTGCGTGATTATCATAAGTACTTATTAAGGCAtatagcaaaatataaaatattaaaaaccttCACTATCTTCGAAGGTCAATCGTATTTTTATTACTCGTTTTGGAAATTCTACAGAGCATCGtgaatattattcattttatgatTTTCGTAAACCCCAGTACGATAATTAAAACATTCAGAATTattatatcatataatatattaGTCCTATGGAAAGCATTAACCAGGAGCATTTTgtgaattataacatatttttataaaagtttgaaaactgtATAAGTGTTTCAACAACATACATAGGTCGGGCCCGACAtggcgttaaggcgttcgactcgtactccgcgggctcgaatcccgcttgcatcaaacatgttcgccctttcagccgttggggctttataatgtgacggtcaatcccactattcattggtaaaagagtagctcaagagttggcggtgggtggtgatgactacctgccttccttctagtcttacactgctaaattagggacggctaaagcagatagccctggtgtagctttgtgtgaaattcaaaacaaacaaacaatatatttttccgTAAGGTAGCATTGCTCTTAGTTCTGTTTATTTTATCAACAGTGCAAAGTTGATGTTTGAGATAAAACGATTGTCATTGTCTAAGATATTGGGTGGGGCATTAATGAACATTGTGTACAAAACATAAAGCTTGTAGTAACTCCGCCTATGACTAATTTTATATGCTAGTTGAAATAGCATAtagaaaaaagatgtttaattatCCAATCAAAGAGGGCAAGTAGTTTTTTATCATATAATGATTTTAcgtttaggtttttttttattataatcatttgaTAGATTCGGTTCTTTACCTTCATATCCTTTATTGCAAGTtggtatttgaaatacatttttaatgcaGTATTAAGTCGTACGTTTTGAACTGCACTTTTCTGTACCCCATACTTTTGTATTCTACATGTATATTTACCAATGTGTGACAAACATGCAGTTTTACcgaataaacgtttattttgtccATACCTTCTTTTCAACGACCATTTGCTTCTAATGTCCGTAATTTAATTACAATCTGTAAATCAAAAACATTTCACCTTAAAAATTTTCTGACTTGCACCATTATGAGCAGAAAGGAAATGTTTGTGTGCTACCTTTCATTTTCGCTTTGTTTGGATATTGTTATTTTACACAATACTGCACAATTTTTCAGCACTTAAATGGCATGATATGGCGTTATCTTACCTAATATTATTACAAGAATTATCAATGTTTTCTTTAATCATTAAAGTGTAAGTTCATTAACTAcgtttagttttaaaacttaaaatcaatTCTTCCTGGGTAGTTGTTCTCATTACATTCTAAGATCGATCTTAAACCATCAGCTGTCAGTAAAAGGATGAACTTATGTAAAGACGACATCATTTGCTTTCTAAGTCGACATTTTTGTTGCAATCTTTCTTCACTTTCCACCAGAACATGTGAACGAAAAATCTGATAGGAGCATTTCCTTCTCTTGTGATATAGGATTTATATAAATGGTTTCTTTTTCACAGAACCGTGCACGTGTGTTTAATGGCTCGCTTACGGGTTTCTAGAAATTGAGATAACACTGGTTACACACATGATGATAACCCATGCACATCTGGTTGTGAAACATTATCTAAGCGACTTTATCAAttgaaactaaattttaattacttctatcgtgaaaacaaataaacgtttcacagaaaaaaaacccacaaaaacagCACAGCACGCAGGTGTCATGTTGTGGCGAAAATGTATTACTTAAGTTCTCTTAATTTAGCCTGCGGCTCCTACCAGAGTTTCTGATAAGCTAACACCTGGATCGGCAGTGTTGTCAGacacagaaatatataaataaagcatGTTTTCTTTAGAAGCGCAAAACGaatgaaaaaaatcacattatcTTTGGCAAATAACATTACAATGAAATGAATCAAATATCCATTTAACTAATGCTCCAATTTggtttggatactttagaaagacGTTAAAGAATTTTCGATACAAAGATAAAAGTCTAAACGATAGTTGCTAACGAAAAATGATATCTAACTGGCAAAgcagttaatttataaaaatggcaGTTTGATTAAAAAATGGTGAACTCTGACAAATTTATGCATTCCTAATTAAATTGAAAGGATTTCACGTACAAAACAGAATATATCTTAAAGGGGATAGCTTTGATCATTTACTGTACGCAAGATATGTCACAACTTACGTTATACCATAAGAAAATTACCATTTATAGGTGATaagtttttcatttactttttcaaACAATGATGTCTTTCAATGACAACAAagaagataattaaaattatttgtaagttttgatCGTATGTGTATATAAGTTATTTTCGTAATAACTAGCACAAGATATCATTAAGTGTGTTGATAtagtaataactaataataattataattcttacATTTGATGTGATAAACAGTATGGCTGAATGAAAGGATTTTGGACAACAATTGCATCTAGATGTGCTCAACTTAGCTATTTAACATTTGGGTTTCTATTTTGAGAGTGTTAGTGAAATGTATACTTACCTTTGTAGTAAATGTTAGGGCGGAGTTCTTTACCATTTCCTTCTTTAATTGTGTACCGGTTTTTCGCCATCTGGAACAACTATTTAAATTAACTTAGAACCAGTTATAGGCATTAGCTCAGGCGCTTTAAACCAAACTGTGTTTCTTACATCCATGACGCTAATATGTGTTAGACCTATTTAATCACAGCATGAATTGAACTCACCATCGTCACACTGCCCCTGACAAGATCCTACGTCAACTGTCGACTCAAAGGGTGTCTCATGAAAAAACGTCATCATGCTGGAGACACGTTGACAGCTCGAAGGGTTAGATCTACACTGGCAGTCTTCAATAACAACCACTTCTAGTAGGCCTGTCAGTGAATGGTGGATTTCCATTTTACTTGATGATGGTTCACACACATCGGAGGAGGAACATTTCtggtaacaaataaaattgtgttaacaaacatattattaaaatctAGCAGAATGCTCTAtacatttctctgtgtgtttCTAGAAGTAAAATTATGCCATTTGACCACTAAtgctgaaataaaacattaacattctTTCACATCGAGAGAGGCTTAAtctataagtaatattttaatggaaCCTCTTATTCAATCCGTTTATTGATTGAATTAAGTAACTTTGAGTTAAATTGCTTTGAGTTTCTCTTTGATTCTTTAATAACTTAAGAAGTGTGAAGGTGaaagacaattaaaaaaatactaaattatttttattactaatagaGAGTTGAAATAAAACTTACTAAACGCGTTTTAAATAATATTGGAAAACAGTTTTCCTCTTAATGGAAAATGACTAAAACTAGCTAAgacaatatatatacaaacatctTTTGGTGAAAATATAGTTTCTTAAGTTACAGTGATTATGTCTGGTTTAAGTAGTAACTTATGGTTTAATTAAACTGGAGAGAAAGAGATGACAAATAGAAGTAAaacgaaaaatatattaaatattttgagatATTAGTCATAATTATTGATCCATCAACAAGAATCTTGACTTACCTGAACAACTCTTTCAGTTATCATGTCATCCGCACTTATATGATTTCCTTGTGTCAAGTTTTTGCGGTGACGGAGATGATGATGAAATTTCTGTCTGCATTTACGACGACAGCGTCCAATATCTACGTATTTCCGGTTTCCTGTGAAGTCTTTGAAAAGCAGTTATTATTTTGCTTATTGCTTTGAGCagtatatttaaagttgttttttttataaatgagagTTTTTATAAATGATAAGTGCTTATAGTTCTGTAAGTTCAATATTGGGTCACATACTATCAACTTCCTGTAACAAGATCTGTCATGATTTTattaaaggaataaaaataaaattatggcaATTACATAGATAAAAAGTCTTACCAACAAATTATTACACTCTCTATACCCAGTTGATTCGAAAGTGACATACGtactacagataaaaaaaatatttctgttatttataaaTCCTCAGGTATTAAGGTTTTACTGAGGAATGATTATTTtgttagtaaataattttttgaaatgtgTAAGTTTGTGCAATTAGAATCAATAGGAGGGAAAAAAGAGGTGTACAAACCAAATCCAATCGATATTATATGTTTTCCTTTCACACAGCACTGATGAAGATTATCATTAATATGGAAAAGACGAGACGACCCCTGGGAAAATGTGTCTGTTATGGTATCATCTGGAGTGGTCTTTGTGTTGAAATCATTAGAGAAAAGATGATCAGACGTCTCATGAGGTGCGATCGGCAGTTGCTTTAGCCCCAGGAGATTCTTGTGACCTTCCAGAGCGACACCTGCTCAAGTTAGACAGGAAAAACTCG encodes:
- the LOC143246325 gene encoding uncharacterized protein LOC143246325, coding for MLSVVKMTGTFRLRVMNVCYIYCITVFLESVALEGHKNLLGLKQLPIAPHETSDHLFSNDFNTKTTPDDTITDTFSQGSSRLFHINDNLHQCCVKGKHIISIGFDFTGNRKYVDIGRCRRKCRQKFHHHLRHRKNLTQGNHISADDMITERVVQKCSSSDVCEPSSSKMEIHHSLTGLLEVVVIEDCQCRSNPSSCQRVSSMMTFFHETPFESTVDVGSCQGQCDDGNSCKPLRNRTVSINGPNGASCVPVIEECQCAQPCYRMEFLEFYYEHVWNDTRNTTEEGVKEIDVGRCIGGCSHLEEDRFHCVLRDEKNEGKCLMSLQKEEPLCAPVQFNTHVFTTRNGAVKSVLSIEDCACQ